The Microbacterium paraoxydans genome includes a window with the following:
- a CDS encoding TadE/TadG family type IV pilus assembly protein, giving the protein MRAPAGVTDDRGSNPVEFLLVGTLLTALTLAVLQLAFAIYVRNVVHDAAVEGAYYAALADTTAAEGEERAREVIRRAVGPSYADDITVASARRGGQETVEVRIRTTLPVFGLVGVPAALQVEAHAPAESFDAR; this is encoded by the coding sequence ATGCGTGCGCCTGCGGGGGTGACCGACGACCGCGGATCGAACCCGGTGGAGTTCCTCCTCGTCGGCACCCTGCTCACCGCGCTCACCCTCGCGGTGCTGCAACTGGCGTTCGCGATCTACGTGCGCAACGTCGTCCATGACGCCGCCGTGGAGGGAGCGTACTACGCGGCTCTCGCCGACACGACGGCCGCGGAGGGGGAGGAGCGGGCGCGCGAGGTCATCCGTCGCGCGGTCGGCCCCTCCTATGCCGACGACATCACGGTGGCCTCGGCACGGCGAGGCGGACAGGAGACCGTCGAAGTCCGGATCCGGACGACGCTCCCGGTGTTCGGGCTCGTCGGTGTCCCTGCGGCCTTGCAGGTGGAGGCTCACGCACCGGCGGAGTCGTTCGATGCGCGATGA
- a CDS encoding DUF7882 family protein has translation MGSLEYNSSRPPIDVEDTLLAHLKIVISTKLRRQESFMMTWPSGKKSPGRLSAWMHPAIPLVLEFDADPVPAIDPARVSHMMERLNARGELLIDEFTS, from the coding sequence ATGGGAAGTCTCGAGTACAACAGCTCTCGTCCGCCGATCGATGTCGAGGACACCCTGCTGGCGCATCTGAAGATCGTTATCTCCACGAAGCTGCGGCGCCAGGAGAGCTTCATGATGACGTGGCCGTCGGGCAAGAAGAGCCCCGGTCGGCTCTCCGCGTGGATGCACCCGGCCATCCCGCTGGTTCTCGAGTTCGACGCCGACCCGGTCCCGGCGATCGACCCGGCCCGGGTCAGTCACATGATGGAGCGCTTGAACGCGCGCGGCGAGCTCCTCATCGACGAGTTCACCTCCTGA
- a CDS encoding type II secretion system F family protein, which translates to MSGLSALAVAVLLGGGFAGGVLSLLAGLPRWRAASLASRIAPYVRDVVDDEVLPRDAFARPGTLPAGGFRLGARGARALDRLLGGTDALRRRLAQAGSALDPVAFRGRQLAVIVGGIAAGALAVIVLVVIGRWSPPVGSIPLLAGAAAGVAYDLRLSTRVRARKVRLTEELPTTLEFLALCLSAGEGFLDAVKRVAGVGSGELTGELRRVVLEVGTGSPLADALTAMAARLELSGLTRAVDQIVAALEHGAPLAAVLRAQADDTREEAKRTLIEQAGRKEIFMLLPLVFLILPLSVVFAIYPGLFILRLGIG; encoded by the coding sequence GTGAGCGGGCTCTCCGCGCTCGCCGTGGCCGTGCTGCTCGGCGGGGGATTCGCCGGGGGTGTCCTCTCGCTTCTGGCGGGCCTCCCGCGGTGGCGGGCGGCGTCGCTCGCGTCGCGGATCGCGCCGTACGTGCGGGACGTCGTCGACGACGAGGTGTTGCCGCGCGATGCCTTCGCCCGGCCCGGCACCCTGCCCGCCGGAGGGTTCCGCCTCGGCGCGCGCGGGGCGCGGGCGCTCGACCGTCTGCTCGGCGGGACGGATGCTCTCCGACGGCGGCTCGCGCAAGCGGGCTCCGCACTCGATCCCGTCGCCTTCCGCGGTCGTCAGCTCGCGGTGATCGTGGGCGGAATCGCTGCCGGAGCGCTCGCCGTCATCGTTCTCGTCGTGATCGGTCGGTGGTCGCCTCCGGTCGGGTCGATCCCGCTCCTCGCGGGAGCGGCGGCCGGTGTGGCGTACGACCTGCGACTGTCGACGCGGGTGCGCGCGCGGAAGGTGCGCTTGACCGAGGAGCTGCCGACGACGCTGGAGTTCCTGGCGCTCTGTCTCTCGGCGGGCGAGGGGTTCCTCGATGCCGTGAAGCGCGTGGCCGGTGTGGGGTCGGGGGAGCTCACGGGCGAGCTGCGCCGCGTGGTACTGGAAGTCGGGACGGGGTCGCCGCTGGCGGACGCGCTGACGGCCATGGCGGCTCGGTTGGAGCTTTCCGGGCTGACGCGGGCCGTGGACCAGATCGTCGCGGCGCTCGAGCACGGAGCGCCGCTCGCCGCCGTCCTGCGCGCTCAGGCCGACGATACGCGGGAGGAGGCCAAGCGCACGCTCATCGAGCAGGCCGGACGGAAGGAGATCTTCATGCTGCTGCCGCTGGTCTTCCTGATCCTGCCGCTGTCCGTCGTGTTCGCGATCTACCCGGGCCTGTTCATCCTGCGCCTCGGCATCGGGTGA
- a CDS encoding type II secretion system F family protein, translating to MTFLLGATLAAGVLLILSPWLWPAGERSASSPHRGRLARLAGEAGFPAVQTRSLLIGIAGAALGAASLAWLVTGIAALAILAGLAGGTAPIAYLRGRRLRLRRLRRQLWPDVCDLLIAAIRVGLSLPDAVATLAESAPPPLRPAFDGFARDLRSSGRFDASLDRLKAVLADPLGDRIIETLRMARQVGGTELIGVLRALSSSVRADAALRGEVEARQSWIRGAAVLGAVAPWVILTLLILRPEGAKAYGTPEGIAVIVVGAVVSVVAFRLMIRIGRLPEPRRWFG from the coding sequence ATGACGTTCCTCCTCGGCGCGACGCTCGCGGCCGGCGTGCTCCTGATCCTGTCACCGTGGCTGTGGCCGGCAGGGGAACGCTCCGCGTCCTCTCCGCATCGCGGTCGCCTGGCTCGTCTCGCGGGCGAGGCGGGGTTCCCGGCGGTGCAGACCCGCTCTCTCCTGATCGGCATCGCCGGTGCCGCGCTCGGCGCCGCCTCCCTCGCCTGGCTCGTCACGGGGATCGCCGCGCTCGCGATTCTGGCCGGGCTGGCCGGAGGCACGGCGCCGATCGCCTACCTGCGTGGCCGCCGTCTGCGGCTGCGGCGTCTGCGGCGCCAGCTCTGGCCCGACGTCTGCGACCTGCTGATCGCCGCGATCCGGGTCGGTCTGTCGCTCCCCGATGCGGTGGCCACCCTCGCGGAATCGGCTCCACCGCCGCTCCGCCCCGCGTTCGATGGGTTCGCCCGAGACCTGCGGAGCAGCGGACGGTTCGACGCCAGTCTCGACCGGCTGAAGGCCGTCCTCGCTGACCCTCTCGGGGACCGGATCATCGAGACCCTGCGGATGGCACGGCAGGTCGGCGGGACCGAGCTCATCGGCGTGCTGCGGGCGCTCTCCTCGTCGGTCCGTGCCGATGCGGCGCTCCGCGGCGAGGTCGAGGCGCGGCAGTCGTGGATCCGCGGGGCGGCCGTCCTCGGAGCCGTGGCGCCGTGGGTCATCCTCACCCTCCTGATCCTGCGGCCGGAGGGGGCCAAGGCCTATGGCACGCCGGAAGGGATCGCCGTGATCGTCGTGGGCGCGGTCGTGTCCGTCGTCGCGTTCCGCCTCATGATCCGGATCGGTCGGCTGCCCGAGCCGCGTCGGTGGTTCGGGTGA
- a CDS encoding ATPase, T2SS/T4P/T4SS family — translation MSVNIRKFLPGHRSLEALTAQGALTPEAARALGEAMRTGASVIVSGATHAGKTTMLGALLAACAADQRIITVEETFELAVDGPDVVALQGRQPSLEGTGEITLRRLVKEALRMRPDRLVVGEVRDAEALDLVLALNTGVPGACTVHANSAAEALDKLCLLPLLAGRNIDRGFVAPAIASSVDLVVHCTRDAAGRRYVEEIVAPTGEVIEGRVLSRPIFGAGRPRGRSAPAGSEVLA, via the coding sequence TTGTCCGTCAACATCCGCAAGTTCCTTCCCGGGCACCGCTCGCTGGAGGCGCTCACGGCACAGGGCGCGCTGACTCCCGAGGCCGCGCGGGCCCTCGGTGAGGCGATGCGGACGGGCGCGTCCGTGATCGTGTCGGGAGCGACCCATGCGGGCAAGACGACGATGCTCGGAGCGCTGCTCGCCGCCTGCGCGGCGGACCAGCGCATCATCACGGTGGAGGAGACGTTCGAGCTCGCGGTGGACGGCCCCGATGTCGTCGCGCTGCAGGGGCGTCAGCCGAGCCTCGAGGGGACCGGCGAGATCACGCTGCGGCGATTGGTGAAGGAGGCCTTGCGAATGCGACCGGACCGGCTCGTGGTGGGGGAGGTGCGCGATGCGGAAGCACTCGACCTCGTGCTGGCGCTCAACACCGGAGTGCCCGGGGCCTGCACGGTCCACGCCAACTCCGCCGCGGAGGCGCTCGACAAGCTGTGCTTGCTGCCCCTCCTCGCCGGCCGGAACATCGACCGCGGCTTCGTCGCCCCGGCGATCGCGTCGTCCGTCGACCTCGTCGTCCACTGCACGCGCGATGCGGCGGGGCGCCGATACGTCGAGGAGATCGTCGCCCCGACGGGTGAGGTGATCGAGGGGCGGGTGCTCAGCAGGCCGATTTTCGGAGCCGGGCGCCCCCGCGGCCGATCGGCCCCGGCCGGCTCGGAGGTTCTCGCATGA
- a CDS encoding recombinase family protein, producing MRALRDAAAPRARRRGIGMIRVSKEREGMTSPEMQRTAIQQCADQNGVEIVDWVEGIDESGSDRKSAWWPRLDESIARMEAGEYEVILVWRFSRVGRQRLRWAVALDRVDTLGGAILSATEPIESATASGRFARGMLGELNAYQSELIGEQWKETHDRRRRAGLPHGGHQRFGYQLVDGRFEPDPVTGPILAEIYRRALRGDGSGRITRWLNEQGILTSQGLPWVNSNLFQMLDGGFGAGLIVHRPGWKNKRLPKAQWNFYPGAHEAVISAEEWATYWARRLELSEPSRSIEARHLLTGLIYCADCGGRMHYSHHRYICTTAARSKGLGRTVVTISDEIAEAAVTEWVLALAEDTDALLAARVATTKRRVRSVNDAEAIDRKVARIDERMATLTIQAIDKTIPEAAYQATIRKLDAERSSLTSRQKSLELVNAQREADVRQVAVTLAAAWRSLETFERRQALMKVAAAVLITQGRGIGRVRIVPKWDLRS from the coding sequence ATGCGAGCGCTCCGCGACGCAGCCGCGCCGAGAGCTCGCCGCCGCGGCATCGGCATGATCCGCGTCTCCAAAGAGCGCGAGGGCATGACCTCGCCCGAGATGCAACGCACCGCGATCCAGCAGTGCGCCGACCAGAACGGCGTCGAGATCGTCGACTGGGTCGAAGGCATCGACGAGTCCGGGTCAGACCGGAAGTCCGCCTGGTGGCCACGCCTCGACGAATCGATCGCGCGCATGGAAGCGGGGGAGTACGAGGTCATCCTCGTCTGGCGCTTCTCCCGCGTCGGCCGCCAACGGCTCCGCTGGGCCGTCGCCCTCGACCGCGTCGACACACTCGGCGGCGCGATCCTCTCCGCCACCGAGCCGATCGAGTCCGCCACCGCATCCGGACGCTTCGCCCGCGGCATGCTCGGCGAGCTGAACGCCTACCAGTCCGAGCTCATTGGTGAGCAGTGGAAAGAGACGCACGACCGGCGACGCCGCGCAGGCCTGCCCCACGGTGGTCACCAGCGGTTCGGATACCAGCTCGTCGACGGGCGATTCGAGCCGGACCCGGTCACCGGGCCGATCCTCGCCGAGATCTACCGCCGCGCCCTCAGAGGCGACGGATCCGGGCGCATCACCCGCTGGCTGAACGAGCAGGGGATCCTCACCTCGCAGGGGCTCCCGTGGGTCAACTCGAACCTGTTCCAGATGCTCGACGGAGGCTTCGGCGCTGGGCTTATCGTTCACCGTCCGGGGTGGAAGAACAAGCGCCTCCCGAAGGCGCAGTGGAACTTCTACCCCGGTGCGCACGAGGCGGTGATCAGCGCCGAGGAGTGGGCCACATACTGGGCACGCCGCCTCGAGCTGTCCGAGCCGTCCCGCTCCATCGAGGCGCGGCACCTCCTCACCGGGCTCATCTACTGCGCCGACTGCGGCGGCCGCATGCACTACTCACACCACCGGTACATCTGCACAACCGCCGCCAGATCGAAGGGCCTCGGACGAACCGTCGTCACCATCAGCGACGAGATCGCGGAGGCGGCGGTCACCGAGTGGGTTCTCGCGCTCGCGGAGGATACCGATGCGCTGCTCGCCGCCCGCGTGGCGACGACGAAGCGCCGCGTTCGCTCGGTGAACGACGCTGAGGCGATCGACCGCAAGGTGGCGCGCATCGACGAACGCATGGCGACGCTGACGATACAGGCGATCGACAAGACGATCCCCGAAGCCGCCTACCAGGCGACGATCCGCAAGCTCGACGCCGAGCGGAGCAGCCTGACATCACGCCAGAAGTCGCTCGAGCTCGTTAACGCGCAGCGCGAAGCCGACGTGCGTCAGGTCGCCGTCACCCTCGCCGCCGCGTGGCGCTCGCTCGAGACGTTCGAACGCCGACAGGCGCTGATGAAGGTAGCCGCTGCGGTGCTCATCACTCAGGGCAGAGGGATCGGCCGCGTCCGCATCGTGCCGAAGTGGGATCTCCGTAGTTAG
- a CDS encoding ImmA/IrrE family metallo-endopeptidase: MTAPLFHMAAALGVRVIHTDLAHLDRDGDYNAKTNTIRLQEGMSRRLLRSVFAHELCHAVFGDVPSKFGPVNAKQERRADEWAALRLIEHKHYREVEHLRDGNVALMAQDLDVIDEIVHAYQRVLQRIGDTTYVAPRMGAGQYHHRVEVG, from the coding sequence GTGACCGCACCGCTGTTCCATATGGCGGCAGCGCTGGGGGTGCGGGTGATCCACACCGACCTCGCGCATCTCGACCGCGACGGCGACTACAACGCGAAGACGAACACGATCCGGCTTCAGGAGGGCATGTCCCGCCGCCTGCTGCGCTCCGTGTTCGCGCACGAGCTCTGCCATGCCGTGTTCGGCGACGTCCCGTCGAAGTTCGGGCCCGTCAACGCGAAGCAGGAGCGCCGAGCAGACGAGTGGGCGGCGCTGCGCCTCATCGAGCACAAGCACTACCGCGAGGTGGAGCACCTCCGCGACGGCAACGTGGCGCTCATGGCGCAGGACCTCGACGTCATCGACGAGATCGTGCACGCCTACCAGCGCGTACTGCAGCGTATCGGCGACACCACCTACGTCGCGCCGCGCATGGGCGCCGGCCAGTACCACCACCGCGTCGAGGTCGGCTGA
- a CDS encoding YqaJ viral recombinase family protein, which translates to MTFDVVHVQPDTPEWEQERRSSIGASELAAAMNLSPYATPLDVYKHKQGIDRPFDELLSFIGHESEHIIEKWVHQFSGLDVALRPAFMARSVEYPFLHASFDRVSEDPFTTWQFKTAHHYTGHKWDDGIPTDIRVQVQGEMLVAGTRRAAVVVWIGGREFRLFWEDRDDRFIREHLIPAARDLWARVQAGDPPPPSTIAEVNEVSTVDRPVELSDRAFETFERIQVLNSDIKAQEEERDALKVAFAQYVGSADTLTRDGRKVGTWKQQKGRVGFDREGFALDHPRLAAKYTRTGAPFRVLRATKQKEQSK; encoded by the coding sequence ATGACTTTCGACGTCGTTCACGTCCAGCCGGACACTCCGGAGTGGGAGCAGGAGCGGCGCAGCAGCATCGGCGCGTCCGAACTCGCCGCCGCGATGAACCTCTCCCCCTATGCAACCCCGCTCGACGTGTACAAGCACAAGCAGGGAATCGATCGCCCGTTCGACGAGCTGCTGTCCTTCATCGGTCACGAGTCCGAGCACATCATCGAGAAGTGGGTGCACCAGTTCTCCGGCCTCGACGTCGCGCTGCGGCCGGCGTTCATGGCCCGCTCGGTCGAGTACCCGTTCCTGCACGCGTCGTTCGATCGCGTTAGCGAAGATCCGTTCACAACGTGGCAGTTCAAAACGGCGCACCACTACACCGGGCACAAGTGGGATGACGGGATCCCGACCGACATCCGTGTGCAGGTGCAGGGCGAGATGCTCGTCGCCGGCACACGCCGTGCCGCCGTCGTCGTGTGGATCGGCGGGCGGGAGTTCCGCCTGTTCTGGGAGGACCGCGATGACCGGTTCATCCGTGAACACCTGATCCCCGCCGCCCGCGACCTCTGGGCGCGCGTCCAGGCCGGCGACCCGCCGCCGCCGTCGACCATCGCGGAGGTCAACGAGGTCAGCACGGTCGACCGCCCCGTGGAGCTCTCAGACCGGGCGTTCGAGACCTTCGAGCGGATCCAGGTCCTCAACAGCGACATCAAGGCGCAGGAGGAAGAACGGGACGCCCTCAAGGTCGCATTCGCACAGTACGTCGGCTCGGCCGACACCCTCACCCGCGACGGCCGGAAGGTCGGCACGTGGAAGCAGCAGAAGGGCCGGGTCGGGTTCGACCGTGAGGGCTTCGCCCTCGATCACCCGCGCCTCGCCGCGAAGTACACCCGCACGGGCGCGCCGTTCCGCGTGCTCCGCGCCACGAAGCAGAAGGAGCAGAGCAAGTGA
- a CDS encoding recombinase RecT: MTKDLSTAAAAAKTQPTMKDLVEAQLPAIERQLGGAMNSDAFVRAVLSEIGKSPDLMNADPKTLLGGVMLAAQLRLEIGSGLGEFYLTPRKDHGRQICLPIIGYQGMIKLALRSEYVLNVQAFLVREGDDFAYGGNSERGMFYDWTPKDFEESRPWIGVVATAKMRGGGTTWVYLTRTQVIDRRPSYWQSTPWKTNEDEMVKKTAVRALAKFLPKSTDLGRALEADEAKVQHLKGVDEVQVTRLDDEPDKFVVREQDPMSRTPEEQAEDEAAQR; the protein is encoded by the coding sequence GTGACGAAGGACCTGTCCACCGCGGCCGCCGCGGCGAAGACCCAGCCGACGATGAAGGACCTCGTCGAGGCGCAGCTGCCCGCGATCGAGCGTCAACTTGGCGGGGCCATGAACTCCGACGCGTTCGTGCGCGCGGTGCTCTCCGAAATCGGGAAGTCCCCCGACCTGATGAACGCCGACCCGAAGACCCTCCTCGGCGGCGTCATGCTCGCCGCGCAGCTGCGCCTGGAGATCGGCTCCGGCCTCGGCGAGTTCTACCTCACCCCGCGGAAGGACCACGGCCGGCAGATCTGCCTTCCGATCATCGGGTACCAGGGCATGATCAAGCTCGCGCTGCGCTCCGAGTACGTGCTGAACGTGCAGGCGTTCCTCGTCCGTGAGGGTGACGACTTCGCCTACGGCGGGAACTCCGAGCGTGGCATGTTCTACGACTGGACGCCGAAGGACTTCGAGGAGTCCCGCCCGTGGATCGGCGTCGTCGCGACCGCGAAGATGCGCGGCGGCGGAACCACCTGGGTGTACCTCACCCGCACGCAGGTCATCGACCGGCGCCCGTCGTACTGGCAGTCCACCCCGTGGAAGACCAACGAGGACGAGATGGTCAAGAAGACCGCCGTCCGCGCGCTCGCGAAGTTCCTCCCGAAGTCGACCGACCTCGGCCGAGCGCTCGAGGCCGACGAGGCGAAGGTGCAGCACCTCAAGGGCGTCGACGAGGTGCAGGTCACACGTCTCGACGACGAACCGGACAAGTTCGTCGTGCGGGAGCAGGACCCCATGTCCCGCACCCCGGAGGAGCAGGCCGAGGACGAGGCGGCGCAGCGATGA
- a CDS encoding HNH endonuclease signature motif containing protein yields the protein MTIVDIPTPARSRGRRRVPWHRIQITAGCWLWIGPVWKGYGKSGGTTAHRHVWAALGRTIARGLELDHLCRVPLCVNPDHLEPVTRAENARRRSRAQVSCVNGHDYTPENTYIRPDGHRDCRTCIRARVAKYARSHQIGAAA from the coding sequence ATGACCATCGTCGACATCCCTACGCCCGCGCGGTCACGTGGCCGCCGTCGCGTGCCGTGGCACCGCATCCAAATCACCGCCGGGTGCTGGCTGTGGATCGGGCCCGTGTGGAAGGGGTATGGCAAGTCGGGCGGGACGACCGCGCACCGGCACGTCTGGGCCGCCCTCGGCCGCACGATCGCGCGCGGCCTCGAGCTGGACCACCTCTGCCGGGTACCGCTGTGCGTGAACCCGGACCACCTGGAGCCCGTCACCCGCGCGGAGAACGCTCGCAGGCGTTCGCGCGCGCAGGTCTCGTGCGTCAACGGTCACGACTACACGCCCGAGAACACCTACATCAGGCCCGACGGGCACCGCGACTGCCGGACATGCATCCGCGCACGCGTCGCAAAGTACGCCCGAAGCCACCAGATCGGAGCAGCGGCATGA
- a CDS encoding DNA adenine methylase: MSALKSPVQYFGAKQQIAEQLVALMPAHIGYIEPYAGSLSVLLAKPESKIEVVNDLDERLMTFWRVLRDRPEELLHVAECTPHSREELERAARLDAETDLELARQVWVMLTQGRSRTMKRTGWRFYADPRGTNASFATYMSAYRRRLLPAAERLLNVSLESRPALEVIKKYGAHADNLLYVDPPYVHSTRRGARYTHEMTEGDHREMARVLRACSASVMLSGYASELYDELFGDWHQVQISARSDNAVDRDVVEVVWANRPVGNFLWHDEVRT, translated from the coding sequence ATGAGCGCGCTCAAGTCGCCGGTGCAGTACTTCGGTGCGAAGCAGCAGATCGCGGAGCAACTCGTCGCGCTGATGCCTGCGCACATCGGGTACATCGAGCCCTACGCCGGGTCGCTCTCCGTCTTACTGGCGAAGCCCGAGTCGAAGATCGAGGTCGTCAACGATCTCGACGAACGCCTCATGACGTTCTGGCGAGTGCTGCGCGACCGTCCAGAGGAGCTGCTCCACGTTGCGGAGTGCACGCCGCACTCCCGCGAGGAGCTCGAGCGCGCCGCGCGACTGGACGCTGAGACGGACCTCGAGCTCGCACGTCAGGTCTGGGTCATGTTGACGCAGGGGCGATCGCGAACGATGAAGCGCACCGGTTGGCGGTTCTACGCCGACCCTCGCGGAACGAACGCATCGTTCGCGACGTACATGAGCGCGTACCGTCGTCGGCTTCTTCCCGCGGCGGAACGACTTCTGAACGTCTCCCTCGAGAGCCGCCCGGCGCTCGAGGTGATCAAGAAGTACGGGGCTCACGCCGACAACCTGCTCTACGTCGATCCGCCGTACGTTCACTCGACGCGACGAGGCGCGCGCTACACGCACGAGATGACCGAAGGCGATCACCGCGAGATGGCCCGGGTGCTGCGAGCGTGCAGCGCATCCGTGATGCTCTCCGGCTACGCCTCCGAACTGTACGACGAACTGTTCGGCGACTGGCACCAGGTCCAGATCAGCGCCCGATCCGACAACGCCGTCGACCGCGACGTCGTCGAAGTCGTCTGGGCGAACCGCCCTGTCGGGAACTTCCTGTGGCACGACGAGGTGAGGACGTGA
- a CDS encoding HNH endonuclease, translating into MTVTMATKKAVIERDGGFCLLALPGCSGEAQTTDHRANRGSGGSTILDDPANLVAACTLCNGAKADAGGLTLMELEERGLWVRKDSTNAKTLQRSRETPVEYLDGERFYLVSATERRHISEGRPDRDVVQGR; encoded by the coding sequence ATGACCGTGACCATGGCGACGAAGAAGGCCGTCATCGAGCGTGACGGCGGGTTCTGCCTCCTGGCCCTGCCAGGCTGCAGCGGTGAGGCGCAGACGACGGACCACCGCGCGAACCGCGGCTCCGGCGGGTCCACGATCCTCGACGACCCGGCGAACCTCGTCGCGGCCTGCACGCTCTGCAACGGCGCGAAGGCGGACGCCGGCGGGCTGACGCTCATGGAGCTTGAGGAGCGCGGCCTGTGGGTGCGGAAGGACTCCACGAACGCGAAGACCCTGCAGCGGTCACGCGAGACGCCGGTGGAGTACCTCGACGGCGAGCGGTTCTATCTCGTCTCCGCGACCGAGCGGCGACACATCAGCGAAGGGAGGCCCGACCGTGACGTGGTTCAAGGTCGATGA
- a CDS encoding 2'-5' RNA ligase family protein, whose protein sequence is MSNTNQFVGREETLASIGVDVKTLGFVGLTFDPLEVRQQLDRQSWGVRIVESDYVYAPDGDFRHWVQGPVAERSAHVTAKYGLLTAAHERTEIVNDLIGWPREVSVEVVGIEVFPSPYPDLPYGCLVARLGGDELAEMNAALSVLPHVDSFAEYKPHLTLAYLRPEVATYAGIPEAQSWLLGKQLRVTGIDYGRVYGEVN, encoded by the coding sequence ATGAGCAACACGAACCAGTTCGTTGGGCGCGAGGAGACGCTCGCTTCCATCGGCGTCGACGTCAAGACGCTCGGATTCGTCGGCCTGACCTTCGACCCGCTCGAAGTCCGCCAACAGCTGGACAGGCAGAGCTGGGGCGTTCGCATCGTCGAGAGCGACTACGTCTATGCACCCGACGGTGACTTCCGTCACTGGGTACAGGGCCCTGTCGCCGAGCGAAGCGCGCACGTCACTGCGAAGTACGGTCTCCTCACCGCCGCGCACGAGCGCACGGAGATCGTCAACGACCTCATCGGATGGCCTCGCGAGGTGTCCGTCGAGGTCGTCGGCATCGAGGTCTTCCCGTCGCCGTACCCGGATCTCCCGTACGGATGCCTGGTCGCGCGCCTCGGCGGCGACGAACTCGCCGAGATGAACGCCGCGCTGAGCGTCCTGCCGCACGTCGACTCGTTCGCCGAATACAAGCCCCATCTCACGCTCGCCTACCTGCGGCCCGAGGTCGCGACCTACGCCGGAATTCCTGAGGCCCAGTCCTGGCTGCTCGGGAAGCAGTTGCGCGTCACCGGCATCGACTACGGGCGCGTCTACGGAGAGGTGAACTGA
- a CDS encoding single-stranded DNA-binding protein, which translates to MSGETVITVVGNLTADPELRYTQNGLPVANFTIASTPRNFDKAKNEYVDGEALFLRASCWREFAEHAAGSLTKGMRVIAQGRLRQRSYQDREGNQRIAIELEVDEIGPSLRYATAQVTRAARPEGGQADRGRTETATDTGWATTPAGGAQDAWQAPGGFGDDTPF; encoded by the coding sequence ATGTCCGGCGAGACCGTGATCACCGTGGTCGGCAACCTGACCGCCGACCCCGAGCTGCGGTACACGCAGAACGGCCTCCCGGTCGCGAACTTCACGATCGCGTCGACGCCGCGGAACTTCGACAAGGCGAAGAACGAGTACGTCGACGGGGAGGCGCTGTTCCTCCGCGCGTCGTGCTGGCGTGAGTTCGCGGAGCACGCCGCCGGCAGCCTCACGAAGGGCATGCGCGTCATCGCGCAGGGCCGTTTGCGTCAGCGCTCCTACCAGGACCGCGAGGGCAACCAGCGCATCGCGATCGAGCTGGAGGTCGATGAGATCGGCCCCTCGCTCCGGTACGCGACTGCGCAGGTCACGCGTGCAGCACGGCCGGAGGGCGGCCAGGCGGACCGCGGCCGCACGGAAACCGCGACGGACACCGGATGGGCCACGACGCCCGCCGGAGGCGCACAGGATGCGTGGCAGGCACCGGGAGGGTTCGGCGATGACACACCGTTCTGA
- a CDS encoding helix-turn-helix domain-containing protein encodes MPEPKEWVTVKEAAFLAGRNVRQIYRWIDAGRLATRQSIGGVTLVLSKAVARIEAEVKRGRPRGSATRR; translated from the coding sequence ATGCCTGAGCCGAAGGAGTGGGTCACGGTCAAGGAGGCCGCGTTCCTCGCTGGCCGCAACGTCCGCCAGATCTACCGGTGGATCGACGCCGGCCGCCTCGCCACTCGACAGAGCATCGGCGGTGTCACCCTCGTCCTGTCGAAGGCCGTCGCCCGCATCGAGGCCGAGGTGAAGCGCGGTCGACCGAGAGGATCCGCGACACGCAGATGA